One part of the Algibacter sp. L1A34 genome encodes these proteins:
- a CDS encoding alpha-L-rhamnosidase C-terminal domain-containing protein: MNKHISLLIILVVAYLNLGAQNSTDKIDLESSLIQPKNIIKISDGHYFIDFGKAFFGNVEITPKAGQNDSLVFHLGEKLDSEFHIDRNPGATIRYRKSKMSGLIANQTTLPELVPYKRNTTGAAILLPDSIGTIIPFRYCEIENLKIPIEDLQIKQKALHYKFNDDAATFSSSNKMMDSIWDFCKHTIKATSFTGYYVDGDRERIPYEADAYINQLSHYSVDNNYEMAKRTNEYFIDNPTWPTEWLLHTVLMFYTDYMYTADIAPLQKYYDNLKLKTLMDLERADGLISSKSPKFTEALALKLGFKKGSKKIQDIIDWPPAQKDTGWKLATAEGERDGYEIVPVNTAINSFYYYNLKLMTEIAGFLDKKEDVAFFKQKAEKVKETINTKLLDTKKGYYIDGEGSTHSALHANMLPLAFDLVPEKHIASVTEFVKSRGMACSVYGSQYLLEGLYKNGEAQYAADLITSTTGDRNWWNMMNVGSTMAMEAWDLKYKPNSDWNHAWGTAPLNVITRYMWGIKPKTAGFKVAQIEPQLGDLSFSSIKAPTKNGFILAEFKKKNDKTDVYYITIPNNMSAEFILPKNVKKVFLNNKKVKNYDSYLNLKSGEHVIRIDH; the protein is encoded by the coding sequence ATGAATAAACACATTTCTCTTCTAATTATCCTAGTAGTAGCATATTTAAATTTAGGCGCTCAAAACTCAACAGACAAAATTGATTTAGAGAGCTCTTTAATTCAACCAAAAAACATAATAAAAATTAGTGATGGTCATTATTTTATAGACTTCGGAAAAGCTTTTTTCGGTAATGTTGAAATCACACCAAAGGCCGGCCAAAATGATTCTTTAGTATTTCATTTAGGTGAAAAGTTAGATTCAGAATTTCACATTGATAGAAACCCCGGAGCCACTATTCGCTATAGAAAATCAAAGATGAGTGGGTTAATAGCAAATCAAACCACATTACCAGAATTAGTACCCTATAAACGAAATACAACAGGCGCTGCTATTTTATTACCAGATAGTATTGGGACTATTATCCCCTTTCGTTATTGCGAAATTGAAAATTTAAAAATTCCGATTGAAGATCTTCAAATAAAACAAAAAGCCCTTCATTATAAATTTAATGATGATGCAGCCACTTTTTCGTCTTCAAATAAAATGATGGATTCCATTTGGGACTTTTGTAAACACACTATAAAAGCGACAAGTTTTACAGGTTATTATGTGGATGGCGATCGCGAACGTATTCCTTACGAGGCTGATGCATACATCAATCAATTAAGTCATTACAGCGTAGATAATAACTACGAAATGGCAAAACGTACCAATGAATATTTTATTGATAATCCAACTTGGCCAACCGAATGGTTACTACATACCGTTTTAATGTTTTATACAGATTATATGTACACGGCTGATATAGCGCCATTACAAAAATATTATGATAATTTAAAACTAAAAACCTTAATGGACTTAGAACGTGCCGACGGCTTGATTAGTTCTAAATCGCCAAAATTCACGGAAGCATTAGCTTTAAAACTTGGATTTAAAAAAGGAAGTAAAAAAATCCAAGACATTATAGATTGGCCTCCTGCACAAAAAGACACAGGTTGGAAATTAGCAACGGCAGAAGGAGAACGTGATGGCTATGAAATTGTTCCTGTAAATACCGCTATTAACTCTTTTTACTATTACAATTTAAAATTAATGACCGAGATTGCTGGTTTTCTAGATAAAAAAGAAGACGTTGCTTTCTTTAAGCAGAAAGCAGAAAAAGTAAAAGAAACCATTAACACCAAACTATTAGATACAAAAAAAGGCTATTATATAGATGGCGAAGGCTCTACGCACTCCGCTTTACACGCAAATATGTTACCCTTAGCTTTCGATTTGGTTCCCGAAAAACATATTGCTTCGGTTACAGAATTCGTAAAATCTAGAGGTATGGCTTGTAGTGTTTATGGTTCGCAATATTTACTAGAAGGTCTTTACAAGAATGGAGAAGCTCAATATGCCGCAGATTTAATAACTAGTACTACGGGCGACCGAAATTGGTGGAACATGATGAATGTTGGTTCCACAATGGCTATGGAAGCTTGGGATTTAAAATATAAACCAAATTCCGATTGGAACCATGCTTGGGGAACAGCTCCTCTAAACGTTATTACTAGATACATGTGGGGAATTAAGCCTAAAACAGCTGGTTTTAAAGTAGCACAAATTGAACCTCAATTAGGTGATTTGTCTTTTTCGTCAATTAAAGCACCTACTAAAAACGGTTTTATTTTAGCTGAATTTAAAAAGAAAAATGATAAAACAGATGTTTATTATATTACAATTCCGAATAATATGTCTGCTGAATTTATACTTCCTAAAAATGTGAAAAAAGTATTTTTAAATAATAAGAAGGTTAAAAATTATGATAGTTATTTAAATCTTAAAAGTGGTGAGCATGTTATTAGAATTGACCACTAA
- a CDS encoding DUF3108 domain-containing protein, whose product MMRFTLLIALFFSVALQAQNNAISTDEKLVYTASYNMSGILNDIAQVTMQTSKVNTSKATLMRLKITALTYSKWDNFFKIRDLYESYVSPKTLTPYLYKRDINEGGYYKAMKYTFSHKTSTVKTVQTKKNNYVENKTVSISKGTKDIVSALYYIRLFDYDSMSKGSSKSLNIVFDRKEFNGKITYMGKETISTAIGSKECYKLSIGAGSASGLQGSSNFLWLTADENKIPVYGKFKIPVGNGELKIKSASGLRN is encoded by the coding sequence ATGATGCGTTTTACCTTACTTATAGCTTTATTTTTTTCGGTTGCTTTACAGGCACAGAATAATGCGATTTCTACTGATGAAAAATTAGTTTATACGGCATCTTACAACATGTCGGGCATTTTAAACGATATTGCTCAGGTTACCATGCAAACCTCTAAAGTAAACACATCTAAAGCGACATTAATGCGCTTAAAAATTACTGCTTTAACCTACAGCAAATGGGATAACTTTTTTAAAATCAGAGATTTATACGAGAGCTATGTGAGCCCAAAAACGTTAACACCTTATTTATATAAACGTGATATTAACGAAGGCGGTTATTATAAAGCCATGAAATATACGTTTAGCCACAAGACAAGTACGGTTAAAACGGTACAAACAAAGAAAAATAATTACGTAGAAAACAAAACGGTTTCGATTAGTAAAGGGACTAAAGATATTGTTTCGGCTTTATACTACATCAGGTTGTTTGATTATGATAGCATGAGTAAAGGTAGCAGCAAAAGCTTAAATATTGTTTTTGATAGAAAAGAATTTAACGGTAAGATTACTTATATGGGTAAAGAAACAATCTCGACTGCTATTGGTAGTAAAGAATGTTATAAATTATCTATTGGTGCGGGTAGCGCTAGTGGTTTACAAGGATCGAGTAACTTTTTATGGTTAACTGCAGACGAAAACAAAATTCCGGTTTATGGTAAATTTAAAATTCCTGTTGGAAATGGAGAGCTAAAAATAAAATCGGCTTCGGGTTTAAGAAACTAA
- a CDS encoding sialate O-acetylesterase: protein MKKSLLIPSLILLIFISTFGFAQELKPNNLFCNGMVLQQNMPVPVWGTAKPNQKIKVVFGKQKVSTTTNRNGKWSIKLAPLKASKIGRDMIISGSSKIKISNVLVGEVWICSGQSNMQFSVNNVPEIKSLIPFAKNIRTFEVKRQVSLKEAEQASGTWTETNPSSAVAFDFAFFLENIGDVPVGIILSSWGSSSIEAWMPRDMENDLPYFKSIMDDFDKDTATRNRLEKAINTPNGWNNKEDIFMRRQPNVVYNAMMKPLAPYACRGLVWYQGERNARYLTGVPEVTEANWFHRVVGIKEYGDVLKLWIERYRQEWQNKNMYFSIVMLPGYGKGTHTTPNIDSKNPTEESWAWMRESQLKALELPNTSVANTIDLGSETNIHPTDKFPLGQRLALLAAKYTLNQNVVAEGPIFDKVDIENNTLIVHFKNNIGLKTNNRKAPSGFWIADKSLNWQMAEAEIIEETVVLQNKSIKKPLYIRYAFAGKPDVNLVNNAELPAYPFRTDF, encoded by the coding sequence ATGAAAAAAAGTCTCTTAATCCCTTCCCTAATCCTTTTAATATTTATTTCAACTTTTGGGTTTGCTCAAGAATTAAAACCAAATAATTTATTCTGCAACGGTATGGTTTTACAACAAAACATGCCGGTTCCTGTTTGGGGAACAGCAAAACCAAATCAAAAAATAAAGGTAGTATTTGGTAAACAAAAAGTATCTACTACTACAAATAGAAACGGGAAATGGTCTATAAAACTAGCACCATTAAAAGCTTCTAAAATTGGTCGAGACATGATAATTTCGGGAAGTAGTAAAATTAAAATTTCTAATGTATTAGTTGGTGAAGTTTGGATTTGCTCTGGACAATCTAACATGCAATTCTCCGTAAATAATGTTCCTGAAATTAAATCACTTATTCCTTTTGCTAAAAACATTAGAACTTTTGAAGTAAAAAGACAAGTTTCCTTAAAAGAAGCAGAACAAGCATCAGGAACTTGGACAGAGACCAACCCGAGCAGCGCTGTAGCTTTTGATTTTGCATTCTTCTTAGAAAATATTGGAGATGTCCCTGTCGGAATTATTTTATCATCTTGGGGAAGTTCTTCAATCGAAGCTTGGATGCCACGAGATATGGAAAACGACTTACCTTATTTTAAAAGCATAATGGACGATTTTGATAAAGATACGGCAACTCGTAACCGACTTGAAAAAGCTATAAATACACCCAACGGTTGGAATAATAAAGAAGATATTTTTATGAGACGTCAACCAAATGTAGTATATAATGCCATGATGAAACCACTTGCACCTTACGCCTGCCGTGGACTTGTATGGTATCAAGGAGAGCGCAACGCCCGTTATCTTACGGGTGTTCCTGAAGTTACCGAAGCCAACTGGTTCCATAGAGTGGTTGGAATAAAAGAATATGGAGACGTTTTAAAATTATGGATTGAACGTTACCGCCAAGAATGGCAAAATAAAAACATGTACTTCTCTATCGTTATGCTTCCTGGCTACGGAAAAGGCACTCATACCACCCCAAATATCGATTCTAAAAATCCAACCGAAGAATCTTGGGCATGGATGCGCGAATCGCAATTAAAAGCTTTAGAATTACCAAACACCAGCGTTGCAAACACTATAGATTTAGGTAGTGAAACTAATATTCACCCAACAGATAAATTCCCCTTAGGACAACGTTTGGCTCTTTTAGCTGCTAAATACACACTAAACCAAAACGTAGTTGCCGAAGGCCCTATTTTTGATAAAGTAGACATCGAAAACAATACTTTAATTGTTCATTTTAAAAATAATATAGGCTTAAAAACGAATAACAGAAAAGCACCTTCAGGGTTTTGGATTGCCGATAAATCTTTAAACTGGCAAATGGCCGAAGCTGAAATTATTGAAGAAACAGTAGTCCTTCAAAATAAATCAATAAAAAAACCTCTATACATTCGTTACGCTTTCGCAGGAAAACCAGATGTTAATTTAGTGAATAATGCTGAATTACCTGCTTATCCTTTTCGAACGGATTTTTAA
- a CDS encoding protein-disulfide reductase DsbD family protein, which translates to MKKVILFLALISVLVGQAQVLDPVKWTTSVKKLSDTEYQLISKATIDSGWHLYSQDVPQDGPIPTTFTYDDSEGQFKIVGNTSEEEGHTIDDPVFEMEIKFFEKSATFKQKVTVTEGVSTINAFVEFMVCDDSRCLPPTEVDLTFKISEDNAAAITAEKVQDNAIKSTESSSKKGLWGIFFIAFLSGFAALLTPCVFPMIPMTVSFFTKQSKNKAVGIKNAIIYGICIIVIYVLLGTAVTGIFGADALNALATNVWFNIIFFILLVVFATSFLGAFEIMLPNSWANKVDSQADRGGLIGIFFMALALAIVSFSCTGPIVGTLLVESASKGGLAPIVGMFGFSLAIALPFALFAAFPGWLNSLPKSGGWLNTVKVVLGFLELALAFKFLSQADLVLQGHLLEREVFIAIWIAIFGTLALYLFGKIQLPHDSPLPHISVGRLSLGLVVLTFTIYMIPGLWGAPLNLISAFPPPQDYSESPYGVGFTKLGEGSGSLDAHADIPDGAHLLAPHDILAFNDYDKGLAYAKKIGKPVMVDFTGWACVNCRKMEQNVWPKPEVLRILKNDVVLISLYVDDKRPLEAGEVVDSKLKPGKKLKYIGQKWSELQTIKYKANTQPFYVLMDHNEENLLDPVSYTPDVEEYHNWLETGISKFKK; encoded by the coding sequence ATGAAGAAAGTAATTTTATTTTTAGCACTAATATCCGTTTTGGTTGGGCAAGCACAGGTTCTAGACCCGGTGAAATGGACAACTTCTGTTAAAAAATTATCGGATACCGAATATCAATTAATTTCCAAAGCAACAATAGACTCTGGATGGCATTTATATTCTCAAGACGTACCTCAAGATGGTCCAATTCCAACAACGTTTACTTATGATGATAGTGAAGGTCAATTCAAAATTGTTGGAAACACATCAGAAGAAGAAGGACACACCATTGACGATCCTGTTTTTGAAATGGAAATTAAATTCTTTGAAAAATCGGCCACTTTCAAGCAAAAAGTAACCGTTACAGAAGGTGTTTCAACAATAAATGCTTTTGTCGAGTTTATGGTTTGCGACGATTCGCGTTGTTTACCACCAACCGAAGTAGATTTAACTTTTAAAATATCAGAAGATAACGCAGCAGCAATAACAGCAGAAAAAGTCCAGGATAATGCTATAAAATCTACCGAGTCAAGTTCTAAAAAAGGACTTTGGGGTATCTTTTTTATCGCTTTTTTATCTGGTTTTGCAGCTTTATTAACGCCATGTGTTTTCCCAATGATCCCGATGACGGTGAGTTTCTTTACCAAACAAAGTAAAAACAAAGCGGTTGGTATTAAAAACGCTATTATTTATGGTATTTGTATTATCGTAATTTATGTTTTATTAGGAACGGCAGTAACCGGAATATTTGGTGCCGATGCTTTAAATGCACTAGCAACCAACGTATGGTTCAATATTATATTTTTCATATTATTAGTTGTATTTGCAACTTCGTTTTTAGGAGCTTTCGAAATTATGTTACCAAATTCTTGGGCTAATAAAGTAGATTCTCAAGCCGATCGTGGTGGATTAATCGGTATCTTTTTTATGGCGCTAGCTTTGGCTATAGTCTCTTTTTCTTGTACTGGCCCAATTGTAGGGACATTGTTAGTAGAATCCGCATCTAAAGGAGGTTTAGCACCAATAGTAGGTATGTTTGGTTTTTCATTAGCGATTGCTTTACCTTTTGCTTTATTTGCAGCATTTCCGGGTTGGTTAAATTCTTTACCAAAATCGGGAGGATGGTTAAATACGGTAAAAGTAGTTCTAGGCTTTTTAGAATTAGCTTTAGCTTTTAAATTTTTATCGCAAGCCGATTTAGTTTTACAAGGTCATTTGCTAGAACGAGAGGTCTTTATCGCGATTTGGATTGCTATTTTTGGAACATTAGCCTTATATCTTTTCGGGAAAATTCAATTACCTCACGATTCGCCATTACCTCATATTTCGGTAGGTAGATTAAGTTTAGGTTTAGTAGTTTTAACATTCACTATTTATATGATTCCTGGACTTTGGGGTGCACCATTAAATTTAATAAGCGCTTTCCCGCCACCACAAGATTATAGCGAGTCGCCTTATGGTGTTGGATTCACAAAACTAGGAGAAGGCTCAGGTTCTTTAGATGCTCATGCCGATATACCAGATGGAGCTCATTTATTAGCACCACATGATATTTTAGCTTTTAATGATTACGATAAAGGTTTGGCTTACGCTAAAAAAATAGGAAAGCCAGTTATGGTCGATTTTACAGGTTGGGCTTGTGTGAACTGTCGAAAAATGGAACAAAATGTTTGGCCAAAGCCAGAGGTTTTAAGGATTTTAAAAAATGATGTGGTTTTAATATCCTTGTATGTGGATGATAAACGCCCACTTGAGGCTGGAGAGGTTGTAGATTCAAAATTAAAGCCAGGTAAAAAATTAAAATATATTGGTCAGAAATGGAGTGAACTTCAAACTATAAAATACAAAGCCAATACGCAACCATTTTATGTGCTAATGGATCATAACGAAGAGAATTTATTAGATCCAGTAAGTTATACACCAGATGTAGAAGAGTATCACAATTGGTTAGAAACAGGAATTTCAAAATTTAAAAAATAA
- a CDS encoding DUF4870 domain-containing protein, which produces MRKDNQLLVITHLSQLICLVTGFGSLLLPLILWLTNKEKVEQMDTQGKNIINFQLSLIIWCIICVPFILLFGLGLLGFVALGVISIILPIVNAIKASRGENPTYPLTFNIIS; this is translated from the coding sequence ATGAGAAAAGATAATCAATTATTAGTCATCACCCATTTAAGTCAATTAATATGTTTAGTAACAGGCTTTGGTAGCTTATTACTCCCATTAATACTATGGCTCACAAACAAAGAGAAAGTAGAGCAAATGGATACCCAGGGAAAAAACATAATCAACTTTCAGCTCAGTCTAATCATCTGGTGCATAATATGTGTACCCTTTATATTGTTGTTTGGATTAGGCTTATTAGGCTTCGTTGCATTAGGAGTTATTTCAATCATTTTACCCATTGTAAACGCTATAAAAGCAAGCCGTGGAGAAAACCCAACATACCCATTAACATTTAATATTATCTCTTAA
- a CDS encoding TlpA family protein disulfide reductase: MKHFIYLLLVGLVFTACKEEAPKDYVTFSGTITNQNSDSLFVRSRTVSKVIKVKPDGTFSDTLKVEPGVFLMYDGAEQARLYLKNGYDLKMKLDTKSFDETIAFEGTGAEASNYLAKKALLMEEVFDIETLFELDQAAFNEEVKKSNKTFKDLLDNAGDLDSLFIVSEEKEAVGLQNQLQEMYAQKQQSSALNGTESPKFVDYENYNGGNTSLDDLKGKYVYIDVWATWCGPCLAEIPSLKAVEKEYHGKNIQFVSISVDDQNAHAKWRTMIEEKELGGVQLFAKEDRSFVTAYNVTGIPRFILIDPEGNIVKADAPRPSSPQLKTLLESLAI, encoded by the coding sequence ATGAAGCATTTTATTTATTTATTATTGGTAGGATTAGTATTTACAGCGTGTAAAGAAGAAGCACCAAAAGATTATGTTACGTTTTCGGGAACGATTACAAATCAGAATTCCGATTCTCTATTTGTAAGAAGCAGGACAGTTTCAAAAGTAATAAAGGTTAAACCTGATGGAACATTTTCGGATACTTTAAAAGTAGAACCAGGTGTTTTTCTAATGTATGATGGTGCAGAGCAAGCTCGTCTATATTTAAAAAACGGATACGATTTAAAGATGAAGCTAGATACTAAATCTTTCGATGAAACAATAGCTTTTGAAGGTACAGGAGCCGAGGCTAGTAATTATTTAGCAAAAAAGGCTTTGTTAATGGAAGAGGTTTTCGATATAGAAACACTATTTGAATTAGATCAAGCTGCTTTTAATGAAGAAGTGAAAAAGAGTAATAAAACATTTAAAGATTTACTTGATAATGCTGGCGATTTAGATTCTTTATTTATTGTAAGCGAAGAAAAAGAAGCGGTTGGGTTACAAAATCAGCTCCAGGAAATGTACGCACAAAAACAGCAATCCTCTGCTCTTAACGGAACGGAATCTCCTAAATTTGTGGATTACGAAAATTATAATGGTGGAAATACATCTTTAGACGATTTAAAAGGAAAGTATGTTTATATTGATGTTTGGGCTACTTGGTGCGGACCATGTTTGGCAGAAATACCATCTCTAAAAGCTGTTGAAAAAGAATATCACGGTAAAAATATTCAGTTTGTAAGTATTTCGGTAGACGATCAGAACGCGCATGCTAAATGGCGTACTATGATTGAAGAAAAAGAATTAGGAGGCGTACAATTGTTTGCTAAAGAAGATCGCTCTTTTGTTACAGCTTATAATGTAACTGGTATTCCAAGATTTATTCTAATCGATCCAGAAGGTAATATTGTAAAAGCAGATGCGCCAAGACCATCTAGCCCACAATTAAAGACCTTACTAGAATCTTTGGCTATATAA
- a CDS encoding aminotransferase class V-fold PLP-dependent enzyme encodes MDVLKSIFKSKDESNNLEHYFEQFRNNVVGVDLYFESPYGKKKIIYADWTASGRLYRPIEDKLLKDIGPYVANTHTETSITGSVMTHAYHKARAIIKEHVNASKDDVLITVGTGMTGAINKFQRILGIKLNENLKDSTEVPDEKRPIIFVSHMEHHSNQTSWLETIACVKVIPSNANGLPCLEGLKKLLVEYNHVPVKIAAITGCSNVTGIRTPYYDVAKIMHQNNGLCFVDFACSAPYVHIDMHPEDEEQYLDAITFSPHKFLGGPGTSGVLVFNKKLYKNLVPDNPGGGTVSYTNPWGDHDYIDDIETREDGGTPGFLQTIKIAFSIQLKEKMGIQNLLDREHELNSIIFDKLRAIENLKILAPEHTDRLGVFSFYIEKAHYNLVVKLLNDRFGVQTRGGCSCAGTYGHYLLNVDENTSKSIEVKILEGCLIERPGWIRMSIHPTFTNAEVEFICEAISQVAKNHEAWGKEYEYNAIKNEFIHNEKPNTEKNIMKNWF; translated from the coding sequence ATGGATGTCTTAAAAAGTATTTTTAAATCTAAGGATGAAAGTAATAACTTGGAACATTATTTTGAGCAGTTTAGAAATAATGTTGTAGGTGTCGATCTTTATTTTGAGTCGCCATATGGTAAGAAAAAGATAATTTATGCCGATTGGACAGCAAGCGGACGTTTATATCGCCCAATTGAAGATAAACTTTTAAAGGATATAGGTCCTTATGTGGCTAATACACATACAGAAACTTCCATAACTGGTAGCGTGATGACGCATGCGTATCACAAGGCTAGAGCAATTATAAAGGAGCATGTTAATGCCTCTAAAGATGATGTTTTAATCACGGTTGGTACGGGGATGACAGGTGCTATCAATAAGTTTCAGCGTATTTTGGGTATCAAATTGAATGAAAATTTAAAAGATAGCACAGAGGTTCCAGATGAAAAACGACCAATAATTTTTGTGTCGCACATGGAGCATCATTCCAATCAAACATCATGGTTAGAAACTATTGCATGCGTAAAAGTGATTCCATCTAATGCCAATGGATTACCCTGTTTAGAGGGGTTAAAGAAATTATTGGTGGAGTACAATCATGTTCCCGTAAAAATTGCCGCTATTACTGGTTGTTCTAACGTAACAGGAATCCGAACACCATATTATGATGTTGCTAAAATCATGCACCAAAATAATGGTTTATGTTTTGTTGATTTTGCATGTTCGGCACCTTATGTGCATATTGATATGCACCCCGAAGATGAAGAACAATATTTGGATGCTATTACCTTTTCTCCTCATAAATTTTTAGGAGGCCCAGGAACTTCAGGCGTGTTAGTTTTTAATAAAAAATTATATAAAAATTTAGTGCCAGATAATCCTGGTGGAGGTACAGTGAGTTATACCAATCCATGGGGCGATCACGATTATATAGATGATATTGAAACTCGTGAAGACGGCGGAACGCCCGGTTTTTTGCAAACTATAAAAATTGCTTTTTCTATTCAGTTGAAAGAAAAAATGGGTATTCAGAATCTTTTAGATAGGGAGCATGAACTTAACTCTATAATTTTCGATAAACTTCGAGCCATTGAAAATCTTAAAATTTTAGCACCAGAGCATACAGATAGGTTAGGAGTGTTTTCATTTTATATTGAAAAAGCTCATTATAATTTAGTTGTGAAACTTTTAAACGATCGTTTTGGTGTGCAAACTAGAGGTGGTTGTTCTTGCGCTGGTACTTATGGACATTATTTATTAAATGTTGATGAGAATACTTCTAAATCGATTGAAGTAAAGATACTTGAAGGTTGTTTAATAGAGCGTCCGGGGTGGATTAGAATGTCTATTCATCCAACTTTTACAAATGCTGAGGTTGAGTTTATTTGCGAGGCTATAAGTCAAGTTGCCAAAAATCACGAGGCTTGGGGAAAAGAGTACGAGTATAACGCCATTAAAAATGAATTTATACATAACGAAAAACCAAATACTGAAAAAAATATTATGAAAAATTGGTTTTAG